The following coding sequences lie in one Thalassoglobus polymorphus genomic window:
- the hflX gene encoding GTPase HflX, giving the protein MGEPQRDKLKVQARKCVIVAVIDPLSGRSRERAFDEMEGLVTTAGSEVVGKVLQVRDKPDAATYIGKGKLQELKDLIGVTEADLIAFDADLSPSQGKKIEEATKTQVVDRSEVILDIFATHARSYESKLQVELAQLLYLRPRLTRMWTHLERISGGIGSGKGPGEKQLETDRRLVDRRISELRRRLEDVIERRERQVAARTQHMTVSLVGYTNAGKSTLMNALTGAEVYTADKLFATLDTRTRKWTLPNWGSVLLSDTVGFIRDLPHHLVASFKSTLSEARYADLLLHVVDCAHPDAADQIETVNQVLNDVGVDSDDPILVLNKIDAAEDRAKIDVLRAKYPTSISVSAKEQIGFDKLREAVCSRLADGYLDARVEALAGNGKVHAFLSEHAEVVNTEYEDSNVVYECRIPKRFAYGLTQAGANVTNMDGSPIEDETEDQW; this is encoded by the coding sequence TTGGGAGAACCACAACGCGATAAGTTGAAAGTCCAGGCTCGTAAATGTGTGATCGTGGCAGTGATCGATCCACTTTCCGGTCGCAGCCGAGAGCGAGCTTTCGATGAAATGGAAGGTCTGGTGACGACCGCAGGTTCCGAAGTTGTCGGAAAGGTCTTGCAGGTTCGAGACAAGCCGGATGCCGCGACTTATATCGGCAAAGGGAAGCTGCAGGAGCTGAAGGATTTGATCGGCGTCACAGAAGCCGATCTCATTGCATTCGACGCAGATCTCTCTCCATCGCAGGGAAAAAAAATCGAGGAGGCCACGAAAACTCAGGTTGTCGACCGGAGCGAAGTGATTCTCGATATCTTTGCGACACATGCCCGATCTTACGAATCAAAACTACAAGTTGAACTCGCACAACTTCTGTATTTGCGTCCCCGCCTCACACGGATGTGGACTCACCTTGAACGAATCAGTGGTGGGATTGGCAGCGGAAAAGGTCCGGGAGAGAAACAGCTGGAAACAGACCGTCGATTGGTTGATCGCCGAATTTCTGAACTTCGACGCAGGCTGGAAGATGTGATCGAACGGCGCGAACGACAAGTCGCAGCGCGGACTCAGCACATGACCGTCTCTCTGGTCGGATATACAAATGCCGGGAAGAGTACGTTGATGAACGCCTTGACCGGCGCTGAGGTCTACACCGCTGACAAACTCTTCGCGACTCTTGATACGCGGACTCGAAAATGGACCCTCCCCAACTGGGGGAGTGTGCTACTGAGTGATACGGTCGGTTTCATTCGGGACCTGCCTCACCATTTGGTGGCGTCATTCAAGTCGACGCTCTCCGAAGCACGTTATGCAGATCTGCTGCTGCATGTCGTCGATTGCGCTCATCCTGATGCCGCCGATCAGATTGAAACGGTGAATCAGGTTCTTAATGATGTCGGAGTTGATAGCGACGATCCGATTCTCGTTCTCAATAAGATCGATGCTGCTGAAGATCGCGCAAAAATTGATGTTCTGCGAGCCAAGTATCCTACGTCAATTTCGGTGAGTGCCAAAGAACAGATTGGTTTCGATAAACTTCGGGAGGCAGTCTGTTCTCGATTGGCGGACGGTTATCTCGACGCACGTGTTGAAGCGCTTGCCGGGAATGGCAAGGTTCACGCGTTTCTCTCTGAGCATGCTGAAGTTGTCAACACGGAATACGAAGACAGCAATGTGGTGTACGAATGCCGCATCCCGAAGCG
- a CDS encoding YkgJ family cysteine cluster protein: MPRLQLELPTIQNWNCHNCSGCCKQHGIFITEEEKERIESQNWAASNEIPDNMETVVTERNLIGKKKYRLAQQEDGSCVFLDEQGLCRIHGKFGEKAKPLACRIYPYAFHPKGNGIAVSLRFSCPSVTQNLGKSITRQNKEVREIAELVVPEGRKQSAAPKLTNKVQLTWEETLDIVNALDESLADEQTPVALKLLRTYFWIDLIQKTNFKNIRGERLRELLNLLTTAAPEEVPTIPEPHPPSKVALMQFRLLAGQYARKDTFASMDTSAGGRMKQLKSATQLSSGTGLLPKLHPDLNEVPFEALEGTFGKLSEESEELFTRYLRVKIQGMHFCGPAYYNINLIDGLHALMLVFPATMWIARWRAVTQARSKIIAEDVREALEIVDHQHGYSPVLGTWGSRKRVTTMVQMGDLQNLIVWYQR, from the coding sequence ATGCCACGATTGCAACTGGAACTTCCGACCATCCAAAACTGGAACTGTCACAACTGTAGTGGCTGTTGCAAACAGCATGGAATTTTTATCACTGAAGAGGAAAAAGAGCGAATCGAATCGCAAAATTGGGCAGCGTCGAACGAAATTCCAGACAACATGGAAACGGTCGTCACCGAGCGCAACCTGATCGGAAAGAAGAAATATCGCCTTGCCCAGCAGGAGGATGGCTCATGCGTCTTTCTTGATGAACAGGGTCTTTGTCGAATTCATGGAAAATTCGGCGAAAAGGCCAAACCGCTCGCCTGTCGAATTTACCCTTACGCGTTTCACCCGAAAGGGAACGGCATCGCTGTCAGCTTACGATTCAGTTGCCCGAGCGTGACGCAAAATCTCGGAAAATCGATCACCCGCCAAAACAAGGAAGTTCGCGAAATCGCTGAACTGGTCGTTCCCGAAGGTCGCAAACAATCTGCTGCTCCCAAACTCACAAACAAAGTTCAACTCACCTGGGAGGAAACTCTCGATATCGTAAACGCTCTCGACGAATCTTTGGCAGATGAACAGACACCGGTCGCACTGAAATTATTGCGAACATATTTCTGGATCGATCTGATTCAAAAAACGAACTTCAAAAACATTCGTGGTGAACGGCTGAGGGAACTCCTCAATTTACTGACAACTGCGGCTCCTGAGGAGGTTCCAACAATTCCAGAACCTCACCCGCCGTCCAAGGTGGCTCTGATGCAATTTCGACTTCTGGCCGGGCAATATGCCCGCAAGGATACATTTGCATCGATGGACACATCCGCAGGTGGACGCATGAAACAATTGAAGTCCGCCACACAACTCAGTTCGGGAACCGGGCTGCTACCGAAACTTCACCCTGACCTCAATGAGGTCCCGTTCGAAGCTCTGGAGGGGACATTCGGAAAGCTCTCTGAAGAGTCTGAAGAACTTTTCACCCGTTACCTTCGTGTGAAAATTCAGGGGATGCACTTCTGTGGCCCGGCTTATTATAACATCAACTTGATTGATGGATTACACGCTTTAATGCTCGTCTTCCCTGCAACAATGTGGATTGCCCGCTGGAGAGCGGTGACGCAAGCACGCTCTAAGATTATTGCCGAAGACGTCCGAGAAGCCTTAGAGATCGTGGATCATCAACATGGCTATTCCCCAGTACTTGGAACCTGGGGCTCAAGAAAGCGAGTCACCACAATGGTTCAAATGGGAGACCTCCAAAACCTCATCGTCTGGTATCAACGGTAG
- a CDS encoding STAS domain-containing protein, which produces MNEPTPILEVYQVGPTTIVGFGGRDVLDNVNVAVCRKEILELIENVECETLAFDLTGVTLLPSGLLGLLTSITQQAVNVQLYNPSDDIQEVLETTRLNTLMEVKMVEIPKVDD; this is translated from the coding sequence ATGAATGAGCCGACCCCCATTCTTGAAGTTTATCAGGTTGGTCCGACAACGATTGTCGGCTTCGGTGGACGCGATGTCCTCGATAATGTCAACGTCGCGGTTTGTCGGAAAGAAATTCTCGAGCTGATCGAGAATGTTGAATGCGAAACGCTCGCTTTCGATCTCACCGGCGTCACACTGTTGCCAAGTGGGCTTCTGGGATTGTTGACATCAATCACACAGCAGGCAGTGAATGTCCAGCTCTATAATCCTTCTGACGACATTCAGGAAGTGCTCGAAACAACCAGGCTGAATACACTGATGGAAGTGAAAATGGTCGAGATCCCGAAAGTTGATGACTAG
- a CDS encoding HTTM domain-containing protein, with product MNEQHQHSKRSGIVNHFREWFYAKEVPYSLALTRIFVPLAMLFAVIPRWPNVREMYSSDGAPAPFWENYGMTDLLPIFSPEIAMGLYTAMVFLCLAVCVGWKTRLSLVALSALVAYFGLLDALGTLTKYTIFACHTFVLLSFSECGSVWSVDAWIKKRKSGEPVSLEAEIWPQRLIQLLIGFVYLGSAVTKTQTHGFFSGDQMFFWSLTNMNFHNPLGEWMTGFPASLVLFGYFAVIWESLFLFLVWKDPARRILLAFGILFHAMTFFMLGLLVFPLLFFAVYFVFLKESEAKRIGTFFQSLLPKSPQFAERISLAQITSWPAFGAILLGMSLFSIAAERKMDVYSENGPDGRIVLQPLSQEAVAEITQDDRSMAVEDQLFSIDMGTIVVGGYVINPRKTFQTGETVFIQARLIQPHSDVWVEYTLRDSENRVVAREGSIAPREDLRTTFKVPIGQDWPSGEYRLSVTVNTKPSLGRTVHIVNPSR from the coding sequence ATGAACGAACAACATCAGCACTCAAAGCGTTCTGGAATCGTGAACCATTTTCGAGAGTGGTTTTACGCGAAGGAAGTTCCTTATTCGCTGGCGCTCACGAGAATTTTTGTTCCGCTGGCGATGTTGTTTGCGGTCATTCCTCGTTGGCCGAACGTTCGAGAGATGTATTCATCAGATGGAGCCCCTGCTCCGTTCTGGGAAAATTATGGGATGACAGACTTGTTGCCGATCTTCTCGCCTGAAATCGCGATGGGGCTGTATACAGCGATGGTTTTTCTTTGTCTGGCAGTTTGTGTCGGCTGGAAAACGCGTCTTTCACTTGTTGCGTTGTCAGCGCTGGTCGCCTATTTCGGATTGCTTGATGCATTGGGGACGCTCACGAAATATACGATCTTCGCCTGCCACACTTTTGTGCTGCTTTCATTTTCTGAATGTGGCTCCGTGTGGTCGGTTGATGCCTGGATAAAAAAACGAAAATCAGGTGAGCCAGTCAGCCTGGAAGCTGAGATTTGGCCACAGCGATTGATCCAACTGCTCATCGGATTCGTCTACTTGGGATCTGCGGTCACCAAAACTCAAACGCATGGATTCTTCAGCGGAGATCAAATGTTTTTCTGGTCGCTGACGAATATGAATTTTCATAATCCACTGGGAGAGTGGATGACTGGATTCCCTGCATCGCTGGTCCTCTTTGGGTATTTTGCTGTGATTTGGGAAAGTCTGTTTCTCTTCCTCGTCTGGAAGGATCCAGCCCGCCGCATCTTACTGGCCTTTGGGATTCTGTTTCATGCGATGACATTTTTTATGCTCGGATTGCTGGTCTTTCCGTTGCTGTTTTTTGCTGTCTATTTTGTCTTCCTGAAGGAGTCGGAAGCAAAGAGGATTGGAACATTCTTTCAGTCGTTGCTCCCCAAATCGCCGCAGTTTGCTGAACGAATTTCGCTCGCGCAGATTACCTCCTGGCCAGCTTTTGGAGCCATTCTTCTCGGGATGTCTCTCTTTTCCATTGCCGCAGAGAGAAAGATGGACGTCTATTCTGAAAACGGACCGGATGGACGGATCGTATTGCAGCCGCTAAGTCAGGAAGCTGTCGCAGAGATCACGCAAGATGATCGTTCAATGGCTGTCGAAGATCAGCTTTTTTCGATTGATATGGGGACAATCGTCGTCGGAGGGTATGTCATCAATCCGCGGAAGACGTTTCAGACAGGCGAAACCGTTTTCATACAGGCGCGATTGATTCAACCTCATAGTGATGTGTGGGTTGAGTATACTTTGCGCGATTCCGAGAACCGGGTTGTTGCACGAGAAGGGAGCATCGCCCCTCGTGAGGATCTCCGTACGACCTTCAAGGTTCCGATCGGTCAGGATTGGCCCTCTGGTGAATATCGATTGTCGGTCACTGTCAATACGAAGCCCAGTCTTGGTCGAACTGTTCACATCGTCAATCCGTCTCGATAA
- a CDS encoding arylsulfatase, protein MRWTTLLLGFFAFVAGLEGITQAAELSGSKPNIILVITDDQGFGPVGKHGHPWVRTPNMDKLYDQSTRFTHFLVAPTCAPTRSALMTGRHPMRNGVTHTILERERMTLNATTLPQVLKQAGYTSGIFGKWHLGDEDEYQPHKRGFDEAFIHGAGGIGQAYDCSCADAPGNKYFNPYIKQNGSFVQTEGFCTDIFFSAALGWIKEVKEQDAPFFAYITTNAPHGPFIAPPENAKRFTDMGFTKDEAGFYGMIENIDENVGLLLNKVDEWDLANETVVIFMSDNGMTGRGSGRLGKQIGTTADGDELFPYNANMKGLKGSVDEGGVRVPFFIRWNGKIPADQDVDRIAAHIDLFPTLVSLAGATNPEDQVEGRDLIPLIENPEAEWKNRLLFSHKGRWKTGVDPNEHQWKDFAIRNQRFRLVGRDQLYDMQKDPGQTKNVAEEHPKIVERLLKRYDQWWKKTVPMMVNEKAEMLPYRPFHVQFKKQQESTGIPKWNAPQL, encoded by the coding sequence ATGAGATGGACGACTCTGCTCCTTGGATTTTTTGCCTTCGTCGCCGGACTTGAAGGTATCACGCAGGCTGCTGAACTATCGGGTTCGAAGCCGAATATCATTCTGGTTATCACCGATGACCAAGGATTCGGCCCCGTTGGCAAACATGGACATCCATGGGTTCGCACACCGAATATGGATAAGCTGTACGATCAAAGCACTCGCTTCACTCACTTTCTGGTCGCTCCCACCTGTGCCCCGACGCGATCCGCCCTGATGACCGGTCGACACCCAATGCGAAACGGTGTGACCCACACAATTCTTGAGCGTGAGAGAATGACGCTCAACGCTACGACTCTCCCTCAGGTGCTGAAGCAAGCTGGCTACACATCCGGAATCTTCGGAAAGTGGCATCTCGGTGATGAAGATGAGTACCAACCGCACAAGCGCGGTTTCGATGAGGCGTTCATTCATGGTGCCGGAGGAATCGGGCAAGCTTACGATTGCAGCTGTGCCGACGCCCCGGGAAACAAATATTTCAATCCGTACATCAAGCAGAACGGATCGTTCGTGCAAACCGAAGGATTTTGTACGGACATCTTTTTCTCTGCTGCACTCGGTTGGATCAAAGAAGTCAAAGAGCAAGATGCCCCATTCTTTGCTTACATCACGACGAATGCTCCGCATGGACCATTCATCGCTCCTCCCGAAAACGCCAAACGGTTCACCGACATGGGTTTCACAAAAGACGAAGCCGGGTTTTACGGGATGATTGAAAACATCGACGAAAACGTTGGGCTGCTCTTAAACAAGGTCGATGAATGGGACCTCGCAAACGAGACCGTTGTCATCTTTATGTCCGACAACGGGATGACCGGCAGAGGCTCGGGGCGGCTCGGAAAACAGATTGGAACAACCGCAGATGGAGACGAGCTGTTTCCTTACAATGCAAACATGAAAGGGTTGAAAGGCTCTGTTGATGAAGGAGGGGTTCGCGTTCCATTCTTTATTCGCTGGAATGGAAAAATTCCGGCAGACCAGGATGTCGATCGGATCGCTGCTCACATCGACCTCTTCCCGACCCTCGTCAGCCTGGCTGGAGCAACAAATCCAGAAGATCAAGTCGAAGGGAGAGACTTGATCCCATTGATCGAAAACCCTGAAGCAGAATGGAAAAACCGACTTCTGTTTAGTCATAAAGGTCGCTGGAAAACCGGAGTCGATCCGAATGAGCATCAATGGAAAGACTTTGCCATTCGCAATCAACGTTTTCGTCTGGTTGGGAGAGATCAGCTGTACGATATGCAAAAAGATCCCGGGCAAACAAAAAACGTCGCAGAAGAGCATCCGAAAATCGTCGAACGATTGCTGAAGCGTTATGACCAGTGGTGGAAGAAAACTGTCCCGATGATGGTCAACGAAAAAGCCGAAATGCTGCCATACCGACCGTTCCACGTGCAGTTCAAAAAACAGCAGGAATCGACCGGCATTCCAAAATGGAACGCTCCGCAGCTATGA
- a CDS encoding sulfatase-like hydrolase/transferase: protein MKSTSIFALFIFQFVSSVALSAERPNIVWLISEDNSMHYLKMYDDHGVETPRIAELAQHGLIYDHAFSNAPVCSVARTTLITGCYGPRIGTQYHRKSVTVPMPEGLKMLPAYLRDAGYYTANNSKKDYNATEGKGVWDMSSKKATWRSRREGQPFFYKQSFTATHESSLHFSKQVMANEKTSTDPETVFVAPYHPDTETFRYTNARYRDRIQLVDQHIGAVVDQLKADGLLEETFIFYFGDHGGVLPRGKGYAYESGLHVPLVVRVPEKWKHLVDAELGSRQSGFVSFIDFGPTTLHLAGVKVPEQVDGRPFLGEGVKAADVNKRDTAFGYADRFDEKYDLVRTWRKGRFEYIRNYQPFNFDGLQNNYRYRMLAFQEWRELYQAGKLNDAQREFFEPRPAELLYDVEADPHEVHNLASDPEYASVLKEMRSELSLFVSGLPDLSFFPESYLAEVAFENPVEFGKKRQKQIARLVKIADLSLLPFSKAKPKLLKALEAKNPWVKYWGLIACSSFGDEAKELAPVAIELAKNDSNRLVRIRAAEFLGLIGAADPQATFRQALKETDSGIEAGLILNSLVLLRDGKPGYEFEIDKSLLQPNLLENDTVARRLEYLAD, encoded by the coding sequence ATGAAATCGACTTCGATCTTTGCACTGTTCATTTTTCAGTTTGTGAGTTCCGTTGCTCTTTCTGCGGAGAGACCGAACATTGTCTGGCTGATTTCAGAAGACAACTCGATGCACTATCTGAAGATGTACGATGACCATGGTGTCGAGACTCCCCGGATTGCCGAACTGGCTCAGCATGGGCTGATTTATGATCATGCATTTTCCAACGCGCCCGTTTGTAGTGTGGCCCGTACGACGTTGATCACCGGGTGCTACGGCCCTCGAATTGGAACTCAATATCATCGGAAATCGGTAACGGTGCCAATGCCCGAGGGCCTCAAAATGCTCCCGGCTTATCTACGTGATGCCGGTTACTATACCGCGAATAACAGCAAGAAAGATTATAATGCAACTGAGGGAAAAGGTGTTTGGGACATGTCGTCGAAAAAGGCGACATGGCGTTCCCGGCGCGAGGGGCAGCCTTTTTTCTATAAGCAATCGTTTACGGCAACACACGAAAGTTCGTTGCACTTTTCGAAACAGGTGATGGCGAATGAAAAGACATCCACCGACCCGGAAACTGTGTTTGTTGCTCCTTATCATCCAGATACCGAAACTTTTCGATACACGAACGCGCGCTATCGAGATCGGATACAACTGGTTGATCAGCATATTGGGGCGGTGGTCGATCAGTTAAAAGCAGATGGCCTGCTCGAAGAGACATTCATCTTTTATTTCGGCGACCATGGTGGAGTTCTCCCGCGAGGTAAAGGGTATGCCTACGAAAGTGGATTGCACGTTCCTCTCGTGGTCCGTGTGCCTGAGAAGTGGAAGCACTTGGTCGATGCGGAATTGGGTTCGCGTCAATCTGGATTTGTCAGCTTCATTGATTTTGGTCCAACAACCCTTCACCTGGCTGGCGTGAAAGTTCCGGAACAAGTCGATGGTCGGCCATTTTTGGGGGAAGGTGTCAAGGCTGCGGACGTGAACAAGCGAGATACCGCATTCGGATATGCTGATCGATTCGACGAAAAATATGATCTGGTGCGGACTTGGCGAAAGGGGCGTTTCGAGTACATTCGTAACTATCAACCGTTCAATTTTGATGGCTTACAAAACAACTACCGCTATCGCATGTTGGCGTTTCAGGAGTGGCGGGAACTGTATCAGGCAGGCAAGCTGAATGATGCTCAACGCGAGTTTTTCGAACCGCGACCTGCTGAGTTACTCTATGATGTGGAAGCTGACCCGCACGAAGTTCACAACCTTGCGAGCGATCCAGAATACGCTTCCGTTTTGAAAGAGATGCGAAGCGAGCTCTCTCTGTTTGTTTCTGGTCTGCCCGACCTCAGCTTCTTTCCAGAAAGTTATCTCGCTGAGGTCGCTTTTGAAAACCCCGTTGAGTTCGGCAAGAAGCGACAAAAGCAAATCGCTCGACTGGTGAAGATCGCTGACCTGAGTTTACTTCCGTTCTCCAAGGCTAAGCCGAAACTCTTGAAGGCGCTGGAAGCAAAAAATCCGTGGGTCAAATATTGGGGATTGATTGCTTGCAGCTCGTTCGGGGACGAGGCCAAAGAGCTTGCGCCCGTCGCGATTGAGCTAGCAAAGAACGATTCGAACCGGTTAGTGCGAATTCGGGCCGCCGAGTTCTTGGGATTGATCGGTGCAGCCGACCCGCAGGCTACGTTTCGACAAGCGCTGAAAGAGACTGACTCCGGCATTGAAGCGGGGCTCATTCTGAACTCTCTCGTGTTGTTGCGAGATGGCAAGCCTGGCTATGAGTTCGAAATTGATAAGTCGCTTCTTCAACCCAATCTGTTGGAAAACGACACTGTCGCGCGACGTCTTGAGTATCTTGCAGATTAG
- a CDS encoding RNA polymerase sigma factor: MTSASLILGIQSGKEDAWVRMTHLFGHLVFKWIKSLSRHQFQSHDISDASQEVFLTATQKIESYRHSREKHGSFRGWLFGITRIVVLRHWEEVANTPIPNDELAQEIEWVPEDLVDGQEYDGDVWLLEMGQTYEAIEIIRTNTEPHVWQAFWRTVINGEQDAHVAEDLGMSESALRKSRYRTTKRLRKQITELDSQPPEQPEP, from the coding sequence ATGACTTCAGCGAGTTTAATTTTGGGGATTCAATCGGGGAAGGAGGACGCTTGGGTACGCATGACACACCTGTTCGGGCACCTGGTATTCAAGTGGATCAAATCTCTATCGCGACACCAATTTCAGTCACACGACATTTCAGATGCTTCGCAGGAAGTCTTTTTAACTGCTACCCAGAAAATTGAGTCATATCGGCACTCGCGAGAAAAGCATGGTTCTTTCCGAGGATGGCTATTCGGAATTACGCGAATCGTCGTCCTTCGCCATTGGGAAGAAGTTGCAAACACCCCCATCCCGAATGACGAACTTGCTCAAGAGATCGAATGGGTCCCAGAAGATCTCGTTGATGGACAGGAGTATGATGGAGACGTGTGGCTTCTTGAAATGGGACAAACTTACGAAGCGATTGAAATCATTCGAACGAATACGGAACCTCACGTCTGGCAAGCATTCTGGCGGACTGTCATCAATGGTGAGCAAGATGCTCATGTCGCTGAAGATCTCGGGATGAGCGAGAGCGCTCTCCGAAAATCTCGCTACCGCACAACAAAACGCCTCCGAAAACAGATCACCGAACTGGACAGCCAGCCCCCTGAACAACCAGAACCTTAA
- a CDS encoding BlaI/MecI/CopY family transcriptional regulator — MPQRPALSKAEMEIARIVWDLQKATVREVLEALPEGRDIDYKTVQTFLRRLEAKGYLTSKRNGRSLVYTAKIRPNQVIRETVKDFVGRLFDGETLPLVEHLIREQGLENDDIHQLRSMLNDLESDNTSK, encoded by the coding sequence ATGCCCCAAAGGCCCGCACTCTCAAAGGCGGAAATGGAGATCGCCAGAATTGTCTGGGATCTACAAAAAGCAACTGTTCGAGAAGTTCTGGAAGCCCTCCCCGAAGGGCGGGACATTGATTACAAAACCGTCCAAACTTTTCTCCGTCGCCTTGAAGCAAAAGGATATCTCACTTCAAAGCGAAACGGTCGCAGCTTAGTTTACACCGCAAAAATCCGTCCGAATCAAGTGATCCGGGAAACGGTCAAAGACTTTGTCGGAAGACTGTTTGATGGGGAAACGCTTCCGCTAGTAGAACATTTGATCCGAGAGCAAGGATTGGAGAATGACGACATTCACCAACTTCGTAGTATGTTGAATGACCTCGAATCCGACAACACTTCCAAGTGA
- a CDS encoding M56 family metallopeptidase yields MNELLDTSLWRQLWQITLLIPAVVLFVRYVLPKSPHLAYGLLLLVLVKAIFPPIWDSPTGILWEMVPFVGQSQPAVTAPEPPVETANSGTFQKADAIDTSTESSSAVTRSVKESPAIKKNASVPPAKPWPWRQILFGIWLAGVLSLLGYILGKRAQLLRFHKDTQVPASDELLEAVELVSADLGLLHIPKVLVTLHPTVPFASGFFHQVVVLPSHVVNQTDIAEIKLILAHEMTHLRRGDTLVGLLQLLVQVLWWFHPLVYWLNREVRRIREECCDTDVVTQLKCQPANYARCLLNMLELHQQLRPSKELVGLSPLEVTAKRMQNIMRTPKRKQHRLSQTLYTLSLIAFAVVILPTSASSSLTPKVIVGDLEPPAAKRVASTPEPKNSKKKKSRPRNSPKQKPAIPPASKVDPPLDSNAPADPSVPVPVQKLNYKYVRGDQHPYRIQIEAKYPTETRRHTGTPTFQVDAYAAGLPAFSRLNKTFTNEVFPRDGVELPSLPSEFAQEENESFSPFPAPPTFSRPFSPFAEEAPTGPVSGSNGQVNPTEGQLPYLLGSLESWVFPQLPPDATHKWQEEFHREITLLSATTSVNSPFSPPHQEKLHATIQVGVAPSSTAKNEVTLTRIWTLNTSELANEEPRREISLTGKIRFDLKRGFPISANYTGRLVEREPNREYRIPLLIEIQRID; encoded by the coding sequence ATGAACGAACTGCTGGACACATCTCTCTGGCGACAACTTTGGCAAATCACGCTGTTGATTCCTGCCGTCGTCCTCTTCGTACGGTATGTCCTCCCGAAATCTCCGCACCTCGCATACGGCTTGCTGCTGCTGGTTTTAGTGAAAGCGATTTTCCCACCCATCTGGGATTCCCCAACTGGAATTCTCTGGGAAATGGTCCCCTTCGTCGGCCAGAGTCAACCGGCAGTCACAGCTCCTGAGCCTCCCGTAGAGACCGCTAACTCTGGAACCTTTCAGAAAGCTGATGCGATCGACACCAGCACCGAAAGTTCCTCGGCCGTAACAAGGTCGGTGAAAGAGTCTCCAGCGATCAAAAAAAACGCATCTGTTCCTCCAGCGAAACCGTGGCCATGGAGACAGATCTTATTTGGAATCTGGCTGGCAGGTGTACTGAGTTTACTGGGCTACATCCTCGGAAAACGGGCACAACTGTTGCGGTTCCACAAAGACACCCAAGTTCCTGCTTCGGATGAACTGCTGGAAGCAGTCGAACTGGTTTCCGCTGACTTAGGGTTACTTCACATACCGAAAGTCCTCGTGACACTGCATCCAACTGTTCCGTTTGCAAGCGGCTTCTTTCATCAAGTCGTCGTTTTGCCGTCGCATGTTGTCAATCAAACCGACATCGCTGAAATCAAGCTGATTCTCGCACACGAGATGACGCACCTACGCCGGGGCGACACGCTGGTCGGCTTGCTACAGCTGCTGGTTCAAGTGTTGTGGTGGTTCCACCCGCTCGTCTACTGGCTTAACCGTGAAGTCCGTCGAATCCGAGAAGAGTGTTGCGACACTGATGTTGTCACGCAATTGAAATGTCAGCCAGCGAATTACGCACGTTGTCTTTTGAACATGCTGGAGCTACATCAACAACTACGACCTTCTAAAGAACTGGTTGGGCTCAGCCCACTTGAAGTGACAGCCAAGCGCATGCAAAACATCATGCGAACTCCTAAGCGGAAACAACACCGGTTGTCTCAAACTCTTTACACGCTCAGCCTGATCGCCTTTGCGGTGGTGATTTTGCCGACATCAGCAAGCTCTTCTCTCACCCCGAAGGTCATTGTTGGCGACCTGGAACCTCCAGCTGCGAAGCGTGTGGCTTCAACACCAGAACCGAAAAATTCAAAGAAGAAAAAGTCGCGGCCGAGAAACTCGCCGAAACAAAAGCCAGCCATTCCCCCGGCTTCGAAAGTCGACCCTCCACTCGATTCGAACGCACCTGCAGATCCCTCGGTTCCCGTTCCTGTCCAGAAGCTGAACTACAAATATGTTCGCGGGGATCAACATCCGTACCGCATTCAAATCGAAGCGAAATATCCAACTGAAACGAGAAGGCACACCGGAACCCCGACATTTCAGGTCGATGCCTACGCTGCCGGGCTGCCTGCATTTTCACGACTCAACAAAACATTCACGAATGAAGTCTTCCCCCGAGACGGAGTCGAACTGCCGAGTCTCCCGAGCGAATTTGCTCAGGAAGAAAACGAATCTTTCTCTCCATTCCCTGCTCCCCCAACGTTTAGTCGACCGTTTTCACCATTCGCTGAAGAGGCTCCAACTGGACCAGTCTCAGGTTCTAATGGGCAGGTGAATCCAACTGAAGGTCAGCTTCCTTACCTGCTCGGATCTCTGGAGTCCTGGGTGTTTCCGCAACTCCCCCCAGATGCCACTCACAAATGGCAGGAAGAATTCCATCGAGAGATCACCTTGTTGTCCGCAACAACCTCTGTCAATTCTCCATTTTCACCCCCACATCAAGAGAAGCTGCACGCCACGATCCAGGTTGGTGTGGCACCAAGCTCCACCGCTAAAAATGAGGTGACACTGACTCGAATCTGGACTCTGAACACCTCTGAACTGGCGAATGAGGAACCACGTCGTGAAATTTCTCTGACAGGGAAAATCCGATTCGATCTGAAACGTGGATTCCCAATCTCCGCCAACTACACCGGCCGGCTGGTTGAGCGAGAACCCAATCGCGAATACCGCATCCCGTTACTCATCGAGATTCAACGGATCGATTAG